A section of the Suncus etruscus isolate mSunEtr1 chromosome X, mSunEtr1.pri.cur, whole genome shotgun sequence genome encodes:
- the LOC125999019 gene encoding LOW QUALITY PROTEIN: A-kinase anchor protein 17B-like (The sequence of the model RefSeq protein was modified relative to this genomic sequence to represent the inferred CDS: inserted 2 bases in 2 codons; substituted 1 base at 1 genomic stop codon), which produces MMVTVVYDNSEATELCAAQHLYLKPIAKLMIKVLXPESTEIMRHFSNWEILDQLKSLIFPDQFTTAWLSKSTKNFIRFEGVADTLRLVQILKAKLHGRIIKLTGLKTDFTVVATDAQSEWEHFSEDKEAVSSEEGEDQDHNKSPDSIYFEGLPCKWFAPKGSSGTKPCEDILRVVFESFGKIKNVDIPMLDPYRGVMTGESSGSVSLGLQTFEAFVQYQESTDFVKAMESLHAMKLMLKGDDGKALACNIKVKFYASKHFSEGAIKRRNQERLQELEEERKKEKKREEAETKRKRKEERKVLEKKKARSGKKPXKRRETHXSKADRAKAESPQKLNFSEEWEERKYLLTQRQVKALRLLQILLKKISGTLFPSPPLFLTHRGVEKCLKLHKFEEKNKMFKHLISKSDKQQTRKMNTDLHKYTQQIGNKSGRYSPTTERIKYTPMNRYDHSFDNDQQEPLKITLIRHKFLSKEEYNKVLYRRNHNKLKFYETDEFTDYVVHQYQKRSYSHICLQSRYRDYQWKRVFHSIEGGVQINLSRVGSYSANYRPVQDVQGEQQDQKDNSKASSSTQSTVHTPQKRRKTDSKENVMGFHCKEADPEVDAVSPLTQENSHVLEKPPADELKSRSISSQSSPAKINLEDFFEDISSNSECFSDEEKEEISLDTDPPDAREFNLHRQAIPDRRYDHTKFVRYKFRQPFRRPQYRMGCPWRGNENYFRRDDDIDRFRERPNLYHEGHRWKSSSSNLYHGYTRERRFHEKYNQYMRYSPRYMSKTSYNRPHVPYKHYYSQRRLNPCVSEYNRDTRRFQPPVNPNYFSVRRASDDYIASRNNYSRSSYSTNVSNDSSQKQPYKRSKIFKKNMYNPYSYKVNYRAREN; this is translated from the exons ATGATGGTCACAGTGGTGTATGATAATTCTGAGGCCACTGAGCTCTGTGCAGCTCAACACCTCTACCTCAAGCCTATCGCCAAATTGATGATCAAGGTCT CTCCAGAGAGCACCGAAATTATGAGACACTTTTCTAACTGGGAAATTCTTGACCAGTTGAAGAGCTTGATTTTCCCTGACCAGTTCACCACCGCTTGGCTCTCCAAGAGCACAAAGAACTTCATTCGATTTGAGGGGGTGGCCGACACACTTCGCTTGGTGCAGATCCTCAAGGCCAAGTTACATGGGAGAATCATCAAGCTAACTGGTCTGAAAACAGACTTCACAGTGGTGGCGACGGATGCCCAGAGTGAGTGGGAACACTTCTCCGAGGACAAGGAAGCTGTCTCCAGTGAGGAAGGTGAAGACCAGGACCACAATAAGAGTCCAGATTCTATCTATTTTGAAGGCTTGCCCTGTAAGTGGTTTGCACCTAAAGGTTCCAGTGGGACGAAGCCATGTGAAGATATCCTCAGGGTGGTTTTTGAAAGTTTTGGGAAGATCAAGAATGTGGATATCCCTATGCTGGATCCTTATAGAGGGGTGATGACTGGTGAAAGCTCTGGCAGTGTCAGTTTGGGCTTACAGACTTTTGAGGCATTTGTCCAGTATCAGGAATCAACGGACTTTGTAAAAGCTATGGAATCTCTTCATGCAATGAAGctgatgctgaaaggagatgatGGGAAAGCTCTGGCATGTAACATTAAG GTAAAATTTTATGCATCCAAGCACTTCAGTGAAGGGGCTATAAAGAGGAGAAATCAAGAAAGGTTACAAGAgcttgaggaagaaagaaaaaaagaaaagaagagagaagaggcagAGACCAAAAG aaaaagaaaagaggagaggaaagtcCTAGAAAAGAAGAAGGCCAGGTCCGGAAAGAAGCCCTGAAAGAGGAGAGAAACCC TGAGCAAAGCAGACAGAGCCAAAGCAGAGTCACCTCAGAAGCTCAACTTTTCTGAAGAGTGGGAGGAGAGGAAGTACCTGCTGACACAGAGGCAGGTGAAGGCTCTTCGTTTGCTCCAGATACTCCTAAAGAAAATCTCAGGAACGCTCTTTCCCAGTCCTCCTTTGTTCTTG ACTCATCGAGGTGTAGAGAAATGTCTAAAGCTCCATAAGTTTGAAG AGAAGAACAAGATGTTTAAACATCTCATTTCCAAGTCAGACAAACAACAAACAAGGAAAATGAACACTGACTTACATAAATATACCCAGCAAATTGGGAATAAAAGTGGAAGATACTCACCTACCACAGAGAGAATTAAATACACGCCAATGAATAGATACGATCACAGTTTTGACAATGACCAACAAGAGCCTTTGAAGATTACATTAATTCGCCATAAGTTTCTTTCTAAAGAAGAATATAATAAAGTCTTATATCGGAGAAACCATAACAAGCTGAAATTTTATGAAACAGATGAATTTACTGACTATGTAGTACACCAATATCAAAAACGAAGTTATTCCCATATCTGCCTTCAGTCAAGATATAGAGATTACCAGTGGAAGAGAGTTTTCCACAGCATAGAAGGTGGAGTTCAAATTAATTTGAGCAGAGTTGGTTCTTACTCAGCCAATTATAGACCAGTGCAAGATGTACAAGGagaacagcaagatcaaaaggataATTCCAAGGCAAGCAGTTCTACTCAGAGTACCGTGCATACaccacagaaaagaagaaaaacagacagCAAAGAAAATGTTATGGGGTTTCATTGCAAGGAAGCAGACCCTGAAGTTGATGCTGTCTCGCCCCTAACCCAGGAGAATAGTCATGTTTTGGAAAAGCCTCCTGCTGATGAGTTGAAATCCAGATCTATTTCCTCACAAAGCAGTCCAGCCAAAATAAACCTGGAAGATTTCTTTGAGGATATTAGTAGCAATTCTGAGTGCTTTAGtgatgaagaaaaggaagagatttCCTTGGATACTGACCCTCCTGATGCCAGGGAATTCAACCTTCACCGCCAAGCAATTCCAGATAGGAGATATGATCACACAAAATTTGTGAGATACAAGTTCAGACAACCATTCAGGAGGCCTCAGTATAGAATGGGATGTCCATGGCGTGGAAATGAAAACTATTTCAGGAGAGATGATGATATTGACAGATTTAGAGAGAGACCAAACTTGTATCATGAAGGCCACCGCTGGAAATCCAGTTCCAGTAATCTATATCATGGCTACACGAGAGAGAGGAGGTTTCATGAGAAGTATAACCAATACATGCGATACAGCCCTCGTTACATGTCAAAAACATCATACAACCGTCCTCATGTTCCCTATAAGCACTATTACTCTCAAAGAAGGCTGAATCCATGTGTATCAGAATATAACAGGGATACAAGAAGATTTCAACCACCAGTGAAtcctaattatttttctgttcGACGTGCGAGTGATGACTACATTGCCAGTAGAAACAACTACAGTAGATCTTCATACTCTACAAATGTTTCGAATGACTCAAGTCAGAAACAACCttataaaagaagtaaaattttcaaaaagaacaTGTACAATCCATATAGTTATAAAGTTAACTACAGAGCAAGAGAGAATTAA